The Elaeis guineensis isolate ETL-2024a chromosome 14, EG11, whole genome shotgun sequence genomic sequence AAAAAGAGTGAAATATAGATCTAACCTTAATAAAGTTTTAAATTGTCAAATCTATATTTTCTTGTTGCTCTAGTTCATGCCCCAACAATGTGAGGCTGCTAACTGCGTCAACAATTTTTTAAGATATCACTAAAGAAAAACATTTCTTATTCATGAACCAAGATTAAGTCTTATGTACGTCAGGCATATATGTTTATATGAACATTTTGTTCATATATGCTTGTTAAGTCAAATATTTAACTCGTAAAAAAGTTGGACCAATAGAAATGTCTATAATGTTGTTCTGAGTGACAAATGATGATTTTGCAAATGCACAAGTTAGATTAGAGAATTACACATTTACACCAAGGAGATTGCATTATTGAAGTTTTCTATAACCTTGGCTTAGAAATGAAAAATCTGCAGCCATTTGTAGCGAAACAAACAAAGCTTTATCTTGCATGTTAGATATTTCTACTGTCTAATTTGTTATTtttatctcatactttaagaGTAGGGCAAGTGTCTCTTTCAAAAGCCACAAAGATGACAAATAGTGACAGATCTCTGCAAGCATTTAGAGTGCCCCTGTTTCCCATGAAATTGACCATTAATCTGTGTACAATGTCATGTCACCTTATAAAAAAGTTGGTGTAATATTGATAATATTCATAGACATTTTTATTTGAGCTGTGGATTTGCGATCTTTCTTTGCCTCATCCAATCAAACACCGGACCGAACAAACAGTCACATCAGGTCCTGCAAGATCTGTCCGTTGGCTTCCCATCTGACAACCCCCATCAACGCAGCCTCCCATCTTCCCGGGCGGTGGCAAGTGGGATATTTCCGAACTTTTCGGGGGCAATCACGTGACCCGGCGACTACAAGAAAGCGATTCCACTCCTGTCACGTGATGCGCTCCTCCACCGTACCGAGATTCTCCACGTGTCTCCAACTCTCCGATCTTATCCATTCGTCGTGGGCTCCACCCGCCACGGCACCACCCTTGATCTACATCGACGGTCCAGATCCTCCCATCCCACTTCCATTCCCGTCTATAAATATCTCTTCTCGATCCCTCGCGCCCAGATCCAATCTAAGCTCCAAAGATCTCTGAGAGCGAGCGGTAATTCGGTAATTAAGTCGAAGTCTATGGGTCTTCTTGACAAGCTCTGGGACGACACTGTCGCCGGGCCACGGCCGGAGACGGGTCTCAGCAAGCTCCGGAAGCACTCCACCTTCGCCTACCGGCCGAGCTCCGGCAAAGGTCcactcttatctttatcctttctttaacctctgatgtgcttggatctttgggGGATTATCCACGATCGGACGGCTGAGATTGGGCTTTTGTTGTGTGGCAGAGGAGGCGAAAGAAGCGGGAACCGGGAAATTGGAGGGCGAGGAGGCGCCAAGGGTGACGCGGAGTATAATGATAAAAAGGCCGACGGGGTGCCCGTCGCCGGGGAACGGGACGCCGCCGCCGTCCCCCGGAGTATCGACGCCTCCACTGTCTCCGTTTTCCGGTAAGGACTAGAAGTAATGAGGCCGGATAATTCAGTGGTGGTAGTGGTTGGTAATTTTGGAGAACGTGGAGGGTGTCTTCAGTGACACATTTACGGATATGCCCTTGGATGGCATGGCTGATTTGGGTGGTTTGGTAGTTATGACTTTGAGCCTAATGGGTTCGGGTTGCATCTTTCACGCTAAAGAATGGTCGATCTTCTTTGCTACTTGGACTGTTGGATTGCGCCCTGCACTTCTTGCAAAGCGACATTGTGCAATCCGACGGTGGATATATGCGAAGGAAGATGAATCCTTCTTTCGCGACAAAGAGACAACCCCAGTCTGAGTATAGCTGTCTACGTTTCCCGTCGTCGAGTGATCTGAGACTCTGTCACAGCCCTCGATGATAAGTTGATAATCACTAGGGCTTTATCCTAAAGTATAgtgttatttttttgaaaaaaaaaaagcctaaatgtgccgtaaaaaaataaaaacatgatTTCTTGATGCTAATTTAGCTTTATGTTGTTGATTTTATTGGTATGACGGGAACAAATATATTAGGAATTTTTTGATAAACAATAAATATGTCACCAGCCTCAGACTACATGCAACCCCACACGAGGGTTTGAGTTGTTTCATATGgaaaaatgattgatcttttttcgcAATCTCAACTCACGATATAGTTCACGAAGCTAACATTATGCTTTAAAAGATGTGCAATATGTGATCTAATGGTTGAGAACGCGAAGAAAAAGAtaatcaatcattctttcgcatgaaagatacaaccacCCGAGTCCAACTCTACATGCAACTTTGTAAGGTGATTTATAACCAGAAGTTTAACCAAGGATATTATTTGGTCATAACTAGGAGGAGGAAGAGAATGGAACCGGTTTAGAAGGAAATCATCGTCGGATGCATACGAGAATAGAGGAGGAATGGCTGGTGTCGGACCACGGAATCCTGCTCCACCTTACGAGGTGTGAGCTCGACTGGGTTCCAACCCCGATCCTTTCTTTTGATGTCAGACCAGCGTCCACTCCGACCAACAAAGAGAGAGAACAACCAACGGCCGGAGAGTGAAAGACTAGAGAGAGGGACTGCTGCTTTCTTTAGCGTCTATGACGTTGAAGGAGGAGTATGTAATTTAGATGCGGGGTGGATGGTGTTGGTTGGTGTATTGATGTAAATAATGAGGGAGGGGGCTAGGTGGGTGTTGTTTGTGTTGTGTTGTTTGTGTTTTGTATGGGAGGGTGAGGGAGTAGTGTGAGAGTGGTGGGTTGATGTGTTATAAATGTCACAAGCTGGAGCTTGTTGTATCTGTGTTTTATATTTCTCTAGTGGTTGGAATTGGTGTTCTTTCTACGTTACTAGTGCTTCCCTTGATGATTTGAGTTCCACTTGTTACCAAGACAAGACTGACAGGAGGAAAAGTTTTGAGTCATGATAACTAAGGGATTTAACTACGTGCTGCTTTATTGTATGTGTAGATACGTAGGACTATTGATGTCTATGTGTTTAGATCTGTTGATTGCATGCCCTTACTGAAAGACTTGATCAACACCAATCAGGTGTTGTAACTTTCTTTGCTTTTAGCTTATCTTGGAGTCACAAGAATATATAGCTGGAACGGCACCAAATTGGATccagatagaaaagttgaaaataTACAATGCTGCAGCAGTACTGGAGGGGCTACGTGCTAGAGAAGGCAGGGCTGGAGATGAAACGGGGGCCAACGCTGCAAAACGGAACTTGTACTCTGCTCAAAGAGTAAGTGGTGGTGCCACCCGAGCAAACTTGGTGGTTTCATACATTTTATTTTCACCCTACACAATCCTTGATCTAGACATTTGCACACGCGCCACCATTAAAAATGAATACAGAAGCATTCTCAAAAGGTGGGGAAGATACTTCTCCGACCAAGACAAGCCTTAAAGGATCCTAATTAATACAAAAGATCTAGTACTCCAAAACAACTCCAAATACTTCCAACTCTCTACCTGCTGTAACGCATAGCTTCGCCGTTTTGGAAAAGCATCCTGAAGATGTTGGGGGATAAGCATAAGTAGGTGGACAAAATAAAATAACCTGCTAGTGACGAGAGTTTTGCTGCAAAACTGATGcttcttatttttattataaatttttccaAATACATATCATTGTCGAGAAGAGTTTTACATGACTATATTAATTTTTCTGTATAATACTTTTTTCCAAGAGTTCAACTAGATAGGCACACCTATTATAGTTCCCAAGACATGAGAAATATTAAGTCATTCAAAACATTACATACTAGGTCAAAAATATAACCTCCTATACACATAATTATGAGAAAAATTACAAATTATCTTCTCAACATCCccccttaatttataattttcagTATATCTCTGAACTTGTCAAATTTCTCCTTGCTCGCTGGTTTGGTGAGAGCATCTACTGGTTGCTCCCTTGTGCTAATAAACTCCAAGCAAATTTCTCTTTGATTCACTAGATCACGAATGAAATGATGCCGGAGTTCAATGTGCTTACTTCTCGCATGAAAAATAGGATTCTTGGATATAGCTATAGCTAACATATTGTCAGAATAAATCACACTTGGATCTTCTTGCTTTTGCTGCAAATCAGAAAATAGTCTTCTTAGCCAAATGGCTTTACAAGCAGCACTAGTAGCTACTGAATACTCAGTTTCAGCTGAAGACAATGCAACAATTCCTTGCTTTTTTGAACTCCATGAAACTACATTTGATCCCAAGCAAAATACATAGGTTGATGTTTTCTTTTTGTCATCTAATGAACCTGCCCAGTCATTGTCAGTGAATCCAGTTAGCTTGCTGCCTTCTTTTTTGATATACTTTAATCCCAAACTTTTTAGTGCCCAGCAAATAACATAAAATCCTTTTTGCAGCTACAAAATGAAGCTTACTTGGCTCATTCATGAATTTGGAAATTAAGCTCATAGAATACATTATATAAGCTTTGTATTTGTAAGATAAATCAAAGAGCCAACAAGACTTCTATATATTCTTGGATCAATCTTCTCTACTCCATCATTTTGCTGTAATTTCTCATTGAAAGCAATGAGAGTTGCTAGTGGCTTACAATTTGACATATTAAACCTCTCGAGGAGATCTTCAATATATCTTTCTTAAGAGATAAAAATCTCTCCTTTTGATTGCATCACTTGTATGCCAAGAAAGTATTTCATCAGTCCTaaatttatcatttcaaattttttcatcatggCTTTCTTGAAATTTGCCACCATACTAGAACTTGTTCCTGCATAAATcagatcatctacatacaaacatacaataAAAAATCACCTCTTCCTTCATTCTTCACATAAAGAGATAGTTCACTTTACTCCTTTAAAGGCCATACTACTGAAAATAAGAGTCAATCTTACTATTCGATGTACGAGGGGCTTGCTTAAAGCCATAAAAAATCTTTCGAAGGTGATaaactttgtttttcattccttttACCTTATATCCTTATAGTTGCTATATATAAACTTCTTCTATTTCACCATTCAAAAAAGCATATTTAACATCAAGATGATATACCTGCAACTCCGATTGTGCTGCCAATGCAAGAACAAGCCTTATTATTTCATTCTAGCcacaggtgcaaaagtttcattAAAGTCTATGTCAGGCTGTTGGGAATAGCTCTTGGCAACTAATCTAACCTTATGCTTTTGTATGCTACCATCTTCATTATACTTGATTTTGTAGACCCATTTCAAGCCAACCACTTGTTTCTCTTTTGGAAGATCCACCAACTCCCAAATGGAATTTTTTTCAATGCTCACCATCTCTTCATTCTTTGCTTTCTTCCAAACTTTCTCCTTTGTAGCCTTTTCAAAACTCTGTGGTTCATaagtgaaaaggataaaattacaTGTCTCATTTATTTCCGCCAAAGAATGGTACTTTCTTAGAGGAGTACTTGTATCCAGATCTTCATTTCATGGTTAAACTCTTTGTGCTTCAACTGCTTCATTTGAATGAACTTGTTGGGAAGCTATTGGTTCAACAAATTGCAATGTAATAGGAGTTTGAATTCCTTCATCTTCCCATTTCCATGCTGccaattcatcaaaaataacatttcTTGACAATACCAACTGATTTGTCTTTGGATTAAAGAGCCGATAGCCCTTTGAATCATTACTATAgccaacaaaaatatatttttcacctTTCTCATCAAACTTCTCTCTATTTTGAGAAGGAACAAGTGCAAAAGCGATGCTGTCAAACACTTTAAGTTGTTTCACTATTGGCTTATGGTTGTGCTAAGCTTTAAATGGGATCATATTGCGGACTGCTTTAGTTAGAGAACAATTCAGAATATAGACAGCTGTGTTCACAGCTTTAGCTCAAAATTTGTTGAAAAGTTCCTTGCCTTTTAACATACTTTGTGCCATCTCCTCTATTGTACAATTTTTTTCTATCACTCCATTCTACTGAAGAGTGTGTCTTACTGTGAGCTGCCTCTAAATTTCATTTGCTTTGCAATAATTAAGAAATGGTTGATAAATAAACTCTCCTCCACGATTAGTTCGAAGTATCTTTTGGCATCCACTTTGCTTTTTTACAAGAGCTTTAAAATGCAGAAAAATGAAAAAAGCATATGATTGTTtatcaagaaaataaatctaGATTATTCTTGTAAAGTCATCAACAAAAAGCAAGAAATATCGCTTATTACTAAAAGGAGGAGTCTGAGTTGGTCcacatatatcaatatgtacGAGCTCAAGTGGTGCTTGAGCCCTCCAAGATGTCTTTGAGAAAGGAAGACGGTGCATCTTCCCATATATACAGTATTCACAAACTCTATCTTTCTTCTTAATGGGGGGCAGTCCAATCACCATCTTTTTTTACTCTAACAGTTGCAAACCTCTAAAATTCAAGTCGCTATATCTCAAATGCCTGAGATCAGATTCATCAAAGTTTTTACATTTGAGAACAACATTCTAAAATGTCTTCATATTGAGAGGAAAAAGATTGTTAGAGATCATCTGAATTACTGCCACTTTTTTATCATCTTTCTTGTCAAAAATGTCACAATGCCCATCATCAAAGATCAATTTATAGCCTTTTTTCATTATCTGTCCAACACTAAGAAGGTTTGGAGTGATACCAGAAGAATAAAAAACATTATGAATTTATTTTGCTTTACCTTCCTTAGTGTGGATAGCAATAactccttgacttttaatttttactTTCTTGCTATCACCAAACTCCATAtaagaagaatatttttcatcaagCTATATAAAAGCCTTTCGATCACCTGTTATGTGGTGACTACAACCACTATCTAAATACCATGTATTTTTACTCTGATGTCCtacatccatacatgaaaataattGATCTCTTGCATCTTCTTTTGAAAAATTGACTATATTTTTATCTCCACTACTTTCTCCTTTTATCCTTATAGCAGCAACTTTTATCAGAATGATTAGGATTCTTATATCTAGTACATTTATACCAACAATCTTTTGATTCATGATCAGAATTTTTAcaaacaaaataataaaaattaaaattatcagttCTTTACAGCTGTTGAAACTGTCCTCTTCCTCTACCTTTGCTTTGATTTTGCCTTCCATATCTTTTTCCATAGGGACCCTTTCTCTGAAATGAACCCCCTCTCTGTTGTTGCTCTGGCCTTGAAGTATTTTTGTCAACCAAATTGATCTTAGTTTGAAAGGCTCCAAAGGCTGACTAGTATATCCGCTCATTCTTTGTTTATGTGCTTCAAGAGAGCCCATTAATTTATATGTTGAGAGCTGAGAGAGATTTTTAGTTTCCTTAATAATAGCAACtacatattcatatttttatggTAAACTTCTGAGaattttttcaacaactttcTTTTCAGCAACAACGTCCCCACAGCTTTTTATCAGATTAGTTATTTCagcaatttttgagaaaaaaatctctAACCTATTCATTATCTTTCATTAATAGATTACCAAACTCTCTCCATAAATTTTGCAGCTTTATGAAAATTACTTTGTCTTTTCcttgaaatttatttttcaaaacatCCCAAGGTTCTTTTGCCCTTTTTATGCCAAAAATTCTGGGATAGATGGATTTGCTTACCTCTTGTTAAATTATCCTGAATGCTATAGCATTTTTCTTCACATTCTCTTTGTATTCTTTCATTTTGTCTTCAGCCCATGATGAACCACTCTCTGAATTTAGGGGCTCTTCATATCCTTTCTCCACTATCTCCCACAGCTCTTGTaagataaaaattatctttatctGAGAACTCCAATAATCATAATGCTCTCCATTAAGGATTGGAATTTGGCTGGGAGTATAAGGGAAGAAGGTATTTGTTGTGGCCATTgctctactctgataccaaatttgttGGGGGATAAGCAGAAGCAGATGGACAAAATAAAGTAATTTGCTAATGACAAGAGTTTTGCTGCAAAactaatatttctttttttttactgcaaaatttttaaaatacatatcaCTGTAGAGAAGAGTTTCACATGACTATATTAATTTTCTGTATAATACGTTTTTCCAAGAGTTCAACTAGATAGGCACACCTATTATAGTTCCCAAGACATGAGAAATACTAAGAGTCATTCAAAACATTAAATACTTGGTCAAAAATATAACCTCCTACA encodes the following:
- the LOC105057465 gene encoding dormancy-associated protein homolog 3; this encodes MGLLDKLWDDTVAGPRPETGLSKLRKHSTFAYRPSSGKEEAKEAGTGKLEGEEAPRVTRSIMIKRPTGCPSPGNGTPPPSPGVSTPPLSPFSGGGREWNRFRRKSSSDAYENRGGMAGVGPRNPAPPYEV